In Selenomonadales bacterium, the following are encoded in one genomic region:
- a CDS encoding DUF3656 domain-containing protein, whose protein sequence is MVELLAPAGSREALTAAVESGANAVYLAGKSFGARAYADNFDREELKEAIRYAHLRGVAIYVTVNTLVDQNEAEDLADYLRFLYEAGVDAIIIQDLGAVYLAQKILPELPLHASTQMTVTNLPAAKFLEKQGFKTVVLAREVSLDDIKTISEGTSALIETFIHGALCVCYSGQCLMSGMIGGRSGNRGRCAQPCRLPYQLVDDKGNNVLEGKDVGQYLLSPRDFCTIDKLPEIVKAGARSLKIEGRMKRPEYVAVVVDAYRKSLDSIRDDIRYAVDEALKKDLTQIFNRDFTTAYLEKKPGKTMMSDRRPNNRGVRVGRVVAYDAKKKLVTMRLDERMQVGDIIDIWVKVGGRVNTTIQAMTINGKEVASAEKGAEVTFAVPSHVRVSDRAFKVYDAALMERAKTFYAGGAPVRRVGVAAEVFVSEGQPLTLTLRDADGNMGVGQTDFLAEAARKRPLSAETVQKQLERLGTTMFALDSLDFECEGELMVPVSELNEVRRRAVAQLEEARLAPYMRESAPYRTLPKLSRNDKETKPLLTVHTDTIEKVETAYKNGADVVLFGGENFSHKAITHSDYEEALRLARAYHKKIIFATPRIAKQWQMKAIEEELRLFNQLGGDGVSVGNLGVMALAQEISELPIHADFSLNIYNAYAVDYLKEQGISSVTLSPELNFGQVERLVRRATLPTECIVHGHLPLMVSEYCVLGSFLGDIDKKPCSQVCTKQKYYLQDRMSERFPIATDQFCRMHILNTKELSMLPHVERFGEIGVTRIRIEGKYMAAKELADLVRRYRLLLDAGNSLTERELTQWTHENENITRGHYFRGVL, encoded by the coding sequence GTGGTAGAATTATTAGCACCGGCAGGCAGTAGAGAAGCCTTGACCGCGGCCGTAGAGAGCGGTGCCAATGCCGTCTATTTGGCAGGAAAATCGTTCGGCGCGCGTGCATATGCCGATAATTTTGACAGAGAAGAATTAAAAGAAGCGATCCGTTACGCACATTTGCGTGGTGTCGCGATCTATGTGACGGTCAATACGCTCGTCGATCAGAATGAAGCAGAGGACTTGGCAGATTACCTGCGCTTTTTATACGAAGCAGGTGTCGATGCTATTATCATACAAGACTTGGGTGCGGTATATCTTGCGCAGAAGATACTGCCTGAGCTTCCGCTCCATGCCAGCACGCAGATGACGGTGACGAATCTCCCTGCGGCAAAATTCTTGGAAAAACAGGGATTCAAGACAGTCGTTTTGGCGCGTGAGGTATCGCTTGATGATATCAAGACGATCAGTGAAGGGACGAGTGCGCTGATCGAAACGTTCATTCACGGTGCACTTTGCGTATGCTATTCGGGTCAGTGTTTGATGAGTGGTATGATCGGCGGTCGCAGTGGTAACCGCGGCCGTTGTGCACAGCCGTGCCGTCTGCCGTATCAGCTTGTCGATGACAAAGGCAACAACGTGCTGGAAGGTAAAGATGTAGGGCAGTATCTGCTCTCGCCGCGTGACTTCTGCACGATAGACAAGCTTCCCGAGATCGTTAAAGCAGGTGCGCGTTCGCTTAAAATAGAAGGCCGTATGAAGCGTCCCGAATATGTAGCTGTCGTAGTCGATGCGTATCGGAAGTCGCTTGATTCGATTCGCGATGATATTCGTTATGCGGTCGATGAAGCGCTCAAAAAAGACCTGACACAGATATTTAACCGTGACTTTACAACGGCATATCTGGAGAAAAAACCGGGCAAAACGATGATGAGTGACCGTCGTCCGAATAATCGTGGTGTACGTGTCGGGCGTGTCGTAGCCTACGATGCGAAGAAAAAACTTGTTACGATGCGTCTTGATGAGAGAATGCAGGTAGGCGATATCATTGATATATGGGTCAAAGTCGGCGGTCGTGTCAATACGACGATCCAGGCGATGACGATAAACGGAAAGGAAGTCGCATCAGCAGAAAAAGGTGCAGAAGTAACGTTTGCCGTGCCGAGCCATGTGCGTGTCAGTGACCGTGCATTCAAGGTATATGATGCGGCATTGATGGAACGTGCTAAGACGTTCTATGCGGGCGGTGCGCCGGTACGCCGCGTTGGTGTGGCGGCAGAAGTATTCGTCAGCGAAGGACAGCCGCTTACGCTCACGCTTCGTGATGCAGACGGCAACATGGGCGTCGGTCAGACGGATTTTCTTGCAGAAGCAGCACGCAAACGTCCGCTTTCGGCAGAAACGGTGCAAAAACAGCTGGAACGTCTTGGTACGACGATGTTTGCACTCGATTCGCTCGATTTTGAATGTGAAGGCGAATTGATGGTGCCTGTCAGCGAGCTTAACGAAGTGCGCCGCCGTGCGGTAGCACAGCTCGAAGAAGCGCGCTTGGCTCCGTATATGCGTGAGTCTGCGCCGTATCGTACGCTGCCGAAGTTGTCGCGCAATGACAAAGAAACGAAACCGCTTTTGACGGTACATACCGATACGATAGAAAAAGTAGAAACGGCATACAAAAACGGTGCCGATGTCGTCTTGTTCGGCGGAGAAAATTTCTCGCACAAGGCAATTACACATAGTGATTACGAAGAAGCTCTGCGACTTGCGAGAGCATATCACAAGAAAATCATCTTTGCGACACCACGCATTGCGAAGCAGTGGCAGATGAAAGCGATCGAAGAAGAACTTCGCCTGTTCAATCAGCTCGGCGGAGATGGTGTCAGTGTTGGTAATCTCGGTGTGATGGCACTTGCGCAAGAGATCAGTGAGCTTCCGATCCATGCCGATTTTTCGCTCAATATTTATAACGCATATGCCGTTGATTATTTGAAAGAACAAGGTATCAGCAGTGTGACGTTGTCGCCCGAACTGAATTTCGGGCAGGTAGAACGCCTTGTCCGCCGTGCGACGCTTCCGACGGAGTGCATCGTACACGGACATCTTCCTCTTATGGTCAGCGAATATTGCGTATTGGGCAGTTTCCTCGGCGATATTGATAAGAAGCCGTGTTCGCAGGTCTGCACGAAACAGAAATATTATCTGCAAGACCGCATGAGTGAGCGATTCCCGATCGCGACCGACCAATTCTGCCGTATGCATATCCTGAATACAAAAGAGTTGTCTATGCTTCCGCACGTAGAACGATTCGGTGAGATCGGTGTAACGCGTATCCGTATCGAAGGAAAATATATGGCAGCCAAAGAATTGGCTGATCTCGTTCGTCGTTATCGTTTGCTTCTCGATGCGG
- a CDS encoding DUF421 domain-containing protein: MTEDFWQVFKLLVFLCGVSLFVVRIMGNRTVGQFSPFDFIMLVGIGDIMVSTAMDKTITLASGFGGMAALLLLQQVFSFLSLKSKLIRKWVEGTPIVLIQDGKILTENLRKARVNYDDLRQELHLQGLEMSNVADIKLARLESSGDFSIVKISEKEPITREDLFRLCEEAEHDPFSIVGEQMTRIRRMAKQVDEIQKSIQNIERDILNKQPKKET, translated from the coding sequence ATGACAGAAGATTTTTGGCAGGTATTCAAGCTGTTGGTCTTTCTTTGCGGGGTATCTTTGTTTGTTGTACGTATCATGGGCAATCGAACGGTAGGGCAGTTTTCGCCGTTTGATTTTATCATGCTCGTCGGTATCGGTGATATTATGGTATCGACTGCAATGGATAAGACGATCACGCTTGCATCGGGATTCGGTGGAATGGCAGCGCTCTTGTTGCTGCAGCAAGTGTTTTCGTTTCTGTCCCTCAAAAGTAAGCTGATCCGTAAATGGGTAGAGGGTACGCCGATCGTCTTGATACAAGACGGCAAGATATTGACCGAAAACTTGAGAAAAGCACGTGTCAACTATGATGACTTACGACAAGAACTGCATCTGCAAGGACTGGAAATGTCGAATGTTGCGGATATCAAGTTGGCGCGCCTTGAGAGCAGTGGTGATTTTTCGATCGTCAAGATATCGGAAAAAGAACCGATCACACGAGAAGACCTGTTTCGACTGTGCGAAGAAGCAGAACATGATCCGTTCAGTATTGTCGGAGAACAAATGACGCGAATTAGGCGCATGGCTAAGCAGGTAGATGAAATACAAAAAAGTATTCAAAACATAGAAAGAGATATACTTAACAAACAGCCGAAAAAAGAAACATAA